Proteins found in one Maridesulfovibrio sp. genomic segment:
- a CDS encoding DNA polymerase, whose amino-acid sequence MPALKRLVEDVKAAAKKRGYLRGLDGRRLHVRSEHSALNTLLQSAGALIMKEATVILWRDLHERGDLVMPKFPAHEPTEVDLWQAAHVHDEYQLIVKEDLADEIGPLAVNAIVKAGQSFNFRCPLDGEYQVGRNWAETH is encoded by the coding sequence ATGCCAGCCCTTAAGCGTCTCGTGGAAGACGTAAAGGCAGCCGCAAAGAAACGAGGGTATCTCCGTGGACTCGACGGCAGACGTCTTCATGTACGCTCTGAACACTCTGCACTCAATACACTCCTCCAGTCGGCTGGTGCGCTCATCATGAAGGAAGCCACGGTAATCCTGTGGCGTGACCTACATGAGCGTGGAGACCTTGTGATGCCTAAGTTTCCGGCACACGAGCCTACCGAAGTGGACCTATGGCAAGCCGCTCATGTCCATGACGAATACCAGTTGATTGTGAAGGAAGACCTTGCTGACGAGATCGGGCCTCTGGCTGTCAATGCAATCGTCAAGGCTGGTCAGTCGTTTAACTTCCGGTGTCCTCTCGACGGCGAATATCAAGTCGGCAGGAACTGGGCAGAAACCCATTAG